In Rosa chinensis cultivar Old Blush chromosome 1, RchiOBHm-V2, whole genome shotgun sequence, a genomic segment contains:
- the LOC112198788 gene encoding uncharacterized protein LOC112198788, with protein MSSRNEEVLKLKNKIIECQEETLRLLQEKQGWPAKSNLMEQTKERAVADLTRQSTETSEFEKELIDLYKALKRKEKSETNLKDIFDAMQASHEKYRKAMEKELIEGECTLDTVDKRLSVMLENRVEMEKRLENLNVFYEAVYSTLKSKKSNGVSLVKEAQLDHPDGQNGPKMRKKRGSKKSQ; from the exons ATGTCAAGCAGGAACGAAGAAGTTTTGAAGCTTAAAAACAAG ATTATTGAATGCCAAGAGGAAACGCTGCGGCTATTGCAGGAGAAACAGGGGTGGCCTGCCAAATCTAATCTTATGGAACAGACAAAAGAAAGAGCTGTAGCTGACTTGACAAGACAATCGACCGAAACATCTGAATTTGAGAAGGAACTCATCGATCTGTACAAGGCCTTGAAGCGTAAGGAGAAGTCTGAAACCAAT CTAAAAGATATTTTTGACGCGATGCAAGCTTCGCATGAGAAATATAGGAAAGCTATGGAAAAGGAGCTGATAGAAGGAGAGTGTACGTTGGATACTGTAGATAAGAGATTGTCAGTGATGCTAGAAAATCGCGTAGAGATGGAGAAGAGACTAGAAAATCTTAATGTTTTCTATGAGGCTGTGTATTCTACTCTCAAATCGAAGAAGTCTAACGGTGTCTCTCTTGTCAAAGAAGCTCAG CTTGATCATCCTGATGGACAGAATGGACCCAAAATGCGAAAAAAGAGAGGGTCGAAGAAGTCTCAATAG
- the LOC112182218 gene encoding uncharacterized protein LOC112182218 translates to MMCDSPIVQTKLSDHLQVKDLTEQFPAATPLALVLKQFLADRSLDQSYSGGLSSYCLVATIVQSKLSFFPLSHENCSSLMVPTSLGVFAPKVGDLEAEEHIWILGSNEKHSWVTRLRLHDCHNPSFVLFLSLTKIAILRWYRPPLEFSPQNWRLGSTYSHLEFFSNCKGVTTERYWGHNCGRFHLYGR, encoded by the exons ATGATGTGTGACTCACCGATTGTGCAAACTAAGTTGAGCGA TCATTTGCAGGTTAAAGATTTAACTGAGCAGTTTCCAGCCGCTACACCCCTTGCTTTGGTACTGAAACAGTTCTTGGCAGATCGTAGTCTGGATCAGTCTTATTCTGGTGGCTTGAGTTCCTACTGTTTG GTTGCAACAATCGTGCAATCGaagctttctttttttcctctttctcatGAAAATTGTAGTTCTCTTATGGTCCCGACCTCTCTTGGAGTTTTCGCGCCAAAAGTTGGAGACTTGGAAGCAGAGGAGCACATCTGGA TTTTAGGCAGCAATGAAAAGCATTCATGGGTAACTCGCCTCAGGTTGCACGATTGTCATAACCCAAGCTtcgttctttttctttctctcacaAAAATTGCAATCCTCCGATGGTATCGACCTCCCTTGGAGTTTTCGCCCCAAAATTGGAGGCTTGGAAGCACATACAGTCATCTAGAGTTTTTCTCGA ATTGCAAGGGAGTTACGACTGAGAGATATTGGGGGCATAATTGTGGTAGATTTCATTTATATGGCCGATGA